Proteins encoded together in one Lathyrus oleraceus cultivar Zhongwan6 chromosome 5, CAAS_Psat_ZW6_1.0, whole genome shotgun sequence window:
- the LOC127078649 gene encoding uncharacterized protein LOC127078649, which yields MKIPHKFKVPDFEKHKGDSCPLSHLLTYACKMSTQTHNHQLLIDYFQDSLIGAALKWYMGLDSTQIHTFHSLGETFVCQYKYNVNMVSDRDQLCAMSQKDKETFKEHAQRWREILAQASPLLEEKEMTNLFLKTLSPFYYDRMVASAPSDFTEMVNMGIILEEGVCEGQLVKENGSSGSSKSYRNGLPQKKEHNANAISQERHR from the coding sequence ATGAAGATTCCCCATAAGTTTAAAGTTCCAGATTTTGAGAAACATAAGGGTGACTCTTGTCCTTTAAGTCATTTGCTGACGTATGCTtgcaagatgtcgactcaaactCATAACCATCAATTGTTGATAGattactttcaagatagtttgaTTGGTGCTGCTTTGAAGTGGTACATGGGACTTGATAGCACCCAGATCCATACTTTCCATAGTCTAGGAGAAACTTTTGTTTGtcaatacaagtataatgttaACATGGTGTCGGACCGAGACCAACTGTGCGctatgtcccaaaaggataaggaaacttttaAAGAGCACGCGCAGAGATGGCGTGAGATTTTAGCGCAAGCCAGTCCTCtattagaagagaaagagatgacaaatttgtttttgaagactttgagtccATTTTACTATGACAGAATGGTTGCAAGTGCTCCCAGTGATTTTactgagatggtaaacatgggaatAATACTAGAAGAAGGCGTCTGTGAGGGACAATTGGTAAAAGAGAATGGTTCATCTGGCAGTTCCAAGAGTTATAGGAATGGTTTGCCCCAAAAGAAGGAACATAATGCTAATGCAATTTCGCAAGAAAGGCATAGGTGA